In Capsicum annuum cultivar UCD-10X-F1 chromosome 8, UCD10Xv1.1, whole genome shotgun sequence, the genomic window ATTTGTCTACAGAGAGCTAAACTTAAGCAATACGTGATTACTTCTTTTAGTAAAGGCGTTATGATACCCAAATAATTAATTATCTCAACATGCATGCATGGGCCCCTAGCTATATATCTAGTTGCATTATATAATATTGTATTCCTTTTAATTAGTATGAGTTTAGAGTTTAACTAGATAGTATACATTCACTATCTTAAAAATACGATCAAGTTATTAGAAATTTGTAGTAAACTATATGAGGAACAGTTTTATAGCAAATTATAATGAATTGATAATTACCTGCAAAACATGGTAAATGGCATGTAATTACATTAATATAGTATGTAAATCTTTTACATTGTTTGTGTGTATAATTTAAATTCTTAGTGAAATAGTACTATTTGAATATCTTAAGGTTAAAGCATTTTCAAGGGAGATGTATAGAAGTAAGTAGCTTTAAAACGCTAAACTTCTTTTCACTTTGCACATGCAATTCCTAATTTTACGATGCAAAATACTCATCATTTTCACCTATAAATATCCAACATATCCAATTCCTTCTTATCAcctcttcaagaaaaatattgGTAAAAACAAACATGGCACTATCAAAACCTTGTTTTTTGACTCTTCTAATTTGTTTAATAATGTTGGCCCTAGTTTTTCCTTCACATGCCCAAAACTCCCAAACAGACTACCTCAACATTCATAATTCAGCTCGATCTGAAGTTGGTGTTAGTGCAATAACATGGAACACTACTCTTGAAACCTATGCACAAAATTATGCCAATCAAAGGATCGGTGATTGCAATCTAGTCCACTCTAACGGCCCTTATGGTGAAAATATTGCTAAGGGAAGTGGTTCTTTCACCGGTGCTGCTGCTGTCAACTTGTGGGTGAATGAGAAGCAATACTACGACTACGCTAGTAACACTTGTGCTACTGGACAACAATGTGGGCATTATACTCAAGTGGTCTGGCGTAATTCGATTCGGGTTGGTTGTGCTAGGGTTCAATGTACCAATGGCTGGTGGTTTGTTATTTGCAGCTATGATCCTCGAGGCAATTACATTGGTCAACGCCCTTACTAATTATTTTTACTAAAGAGTTTTATAGTCAAAcaagaaaattgatgaataagcTACGTACTTTATAGAGATTTTTATGATCTCTATATTTATGTAGCATTTTATAGCTTCGTTGGACCAATAAATTACAAGAATTTTTTTCTTGTACCTGTTGTTTGAGTCTCTTTGTTTTATGTATGACATATTTAGTCATCCTGTTAAAGGATGAAAGTCACATCAGAAACTATTTgagtttattttatatatacatgcaaGAAATTTTTAACCATCATGTCATCATTTATATATGTTATAattgataatataatttttatgattgCAAATTTcacattttgaaaaaaaagaaaaaaacttatatGTGAACATTCTTTGAAAAATCTGTTAGTGTAAACTAATAATCTATATAACTTACATGTAAAACGTAAAGCAAATTTTAGATCAATTGTCCATTGAATTCATAAATATCAACTTATTAAAGAATGTTTCCTTCAAGCCAGCAAAAACATTCTTGAAATCacatataaagaagaagaaaatataaatacCCTTATCCCAACACCCTTCCACCCTATAAACGAAAAGGTGTACTATCCCaccctataaaatataaataaatagaagtataaataaattatcaaaattaaattcaacactTTGCTTCATAGGATAAAGATACTTTGATTAAAGGAACCATCACAAACtttttgatttaaataaatatttagtaTGTAAAGAACAAACATAAGAGTACataaagagaaaaaggaaagaatCTTTTCGATCTCTCATACCCCGTTTTTGCAGAGGCATTAAATTtaatctcataaaaatataattcgTCCAACCCGTTCATCTATACCTGTAATCATTATTGATTAGTATTTTGGAAGAGAACACTCTATGGGAATATTATTTTGAAACCGTTGATTGTCCATGCAATAATCGTATGTCAAATGATATTTTCTAACCCATTTAAACAACCTTCTTTGAGTCCATGTCAAAGTACTGGAATACCCCTTATTCCACCAATTATTTTCACTTTCTACTCTGCAAAATCTAGCATTTCCTTTCCAATTACAGGCATCAACGCTGTAATTTCCCAATGTGGCCACAAAGGGTGCTTGTGaccaatcaatttttgtttttccaCCATCTGTTGCCCAAGTTTCTCCATTCCATATGCTGATTTTGAGTTCCATGGGCTGCCAACGAGGATATTTAGCACCTTTGTCAGCATGGTTTCTATATGTTCTAATAGGTACCCAATCTACCATGAACCTGCCCAAAGAAACATAGGTTTATATATCACCTTATAGATAATATGTTTTATCATCTAACATTATAATGAAATAAAACTCGAATAGAGTGATATATATTGATAATTCATATAGTCAACTTTAACTAGTCCAAGACAGAAACGTAAGTTATACATGGTTGTGTCATGTGTGTGATGCTGATGAAAATGATATAAAGTGTATGTCTGAGGCCCTGAGGGGCAAATGAAGAGAGCAGTTTGTGTTTAACtgataaatttcaaaaacaattttGTCAGTATTGTGTCTGGCCAATGTTCCAAATGCACTTATGCCAATTAAAAGACTACTTTAAAGCCTTTTTTTGAAGGAGTAGGGGGGATGCAAAATAATtgtacgaagaagaaaaaagacttACACAATTTGGTGAAGGTTCCATAGTATAGAATAAGTGTGGAAGTCTTGTGTTGGATCAAACCACAGACTGATTCTCTCTTCTCTATCGTCAGATCCGTCAACATAAACATTCGTTTGAAGAGTAAAAGGCTTCCCAGCCACATTCCCCAGAAATTCAAAATCTACCTCGTCATGATTTGGTTGCCCCGAAGCTAActgcatatatatatgtagttcctaattcattaaaatttttaaagaaatattgaagaaTAATCTTCTCTTTTATAACTTACATAAAATGCCACAACGGTGCCTGCTGAATTCCCTGATATCAACTTAATTTTCATGTCGAATTGACCAAATAAGTACATATCGTTCGAAGCAATTTCTGTACCTGATTAACAAGTTGATCAAAAcgaaaattattaagaaaatattcatcaaattaacATTGTGTTCATagccaaaaaataataataataataataataataataataataataataataataataataataataaacaacagAAAAGTTGCatttcaattaattaattaattaattaattaccgGATTCTTTGTCAAATATCAAGCTTCTTGTACGGCCATCAGCAGAAGTGTTTACATGGTTAGGTGAATAGTTTACGTAGAAATCCTTATTGAAGTCTCCCGTAGAAACTATAGAAGCTAATATAATAtgagataaataattaaaaatagtgaCAAACAAAATAAGTTTAGAGAAATTTTTCATGTTTGAGCATATATGAGGCAACAGGGATTATTGAGAAAATATATATAGTTTGTATTGCATGGGAAGGAGAATAACCCATAAGAGTTTGTTTAAGTAAGAATATCTTTAATATGAAGCAAAGGAGTAGTATCAAGTTATATGCTAGTTGTTATTAGAAGCATATTCAATAAAATAAGCTTCTCCATGTCGTGTTACGATTGAAAATGTGTCACTAACTTAGCTATTAGAGTAGACATAGAGTTGTCGCataatttttaatggaactaaGAAATCAATTTATAAAATGGGGCAATTCGGTACATTAAAGGGTCTGTTATGGAAGGGTCGGGGGAAGGTCTGACCACAAGGTTCTATTGTTTAGCCTTACTTTGCATTTCTGTCATAGGGTGTTATCAAAGTTTGACTCTGTAACCTCCTGATCATATGACAATAACTTTACTAATTACTACAAGACCCCCCTTCCTGttaagaaattaatttaaaaaggATATTAGAAAACCTTACTTTTCTAAACCTTAGAAAAaggtaataatttttattatctcCTGAGGAAGGTGCTAGATGTGTCAGGAAATTAACAACTAGGATTCACTGGCGAATTTAAATATTTTGTGGCCAGAAGAgtataaatattttgtaaaatggaatttgaaaaaaaatagaaattaataattttattaattcaatcagtaaattaattttagaattctCGACTCTGTTGCAACGCAGTGGTTAACTTCTAAAAAATATAACTGTCATATCATTTAAAATGaaactttaaattaaatactttaaTCCAGCTTCCAATTAATTAacacatgaatttatttttgtaactTGTAAATTTATGAATTATTTCCAAGCTATTTAGATAAACTTTGACGTTGAGTCCTAGGGCCCGTTTGTCCatgaaattttttccttttttccaaaaattttttCGGAGTTAGAAATTATGGTGGTTGGCCataaaaattcagaaaataatttcagaaaatttttctgaaaagggaaaacaagtttttggtgttttcacaatttttcaacttcaattccaacttttattattattacatataaccccaatcttttaaatttttacataaaactctccttataacattactttttcaatattatgtatatagcagttttaaagaataagataattataatttcaaacttaatgatgtactaattaatatatatctctttttctctctcatcattattttttcccttatttaattttcttccttttttaagacattattttactgctaatgatcctaattactataatataataataataataataatttttctgttgCGATATGGACGTTTAAGAAATTATAGTCGTGTAATTAATGTGGATGattgttttctatatttatggaattaataaatttgtaacaaattagtttaccactgccacaaattattctcatttttaatttgattataaatattatattgtgtatatctttattatactattcaaacataaatagtttataccatatatatgctaaaaatataaatcggtgatacatatttttcataaactGCAACTGCTACCTTTATATACCATAATACTTGGTATCTTTATacacaaagtattatatttatacccataaatatataaagtattatatttataacagaaatatacaaagtatggtttatataaagtttataccatgtatatactatatacacacatataaatatacaaagtatcaagaaacatactaagcatatttataacgtaaatatacaaagtatgttatttatGAAGTTTATActatgtatataccatatacacacatatataaatatacaaagtataaagaaacatactaagcatatttatatatttatggtatatgatataatataccataaatatgcaaagtatgttttacatagaaataatttattcacacagtaaaatctttcatgtataagaaaattaaagaaataaattagcagcaccctaaaatttaataacaactcatcatttcctattttttaggaacataaaataaaggaaataaactaagtaaatttctaaaaaaataaatttgtttgaaagataatatttgttacctaaaaaatagaaagcagtgatctgttaatataacatccatatttaaaattttcaaatatgagaaaacggctattaatgtaaatattatatatgtcataattgaaattcattaaatatgatcatgtatatgtaattatttttataaaagtggctaattgtgttcttttctcgttagtaggtaaattttagttggttgattttgatagtttgtaaaagttggagcataaaatcatatttttaaaagttttttcaaaagtcaaaaaaaaaaaataattcaaaaaagacatggctaaacataactccaactccaacttcaactctaactccaaaaaattttagttttcatagcCAAACAACTACTTAATTAGATAAAATCTGTTTTGGTTTGAAAAATTAGTATAAAATGATATAGGTAGCAAAATTATGCgggaaatatttttttcttaccgaagttaaaaatatttttcaaaacttataCATTTAACTATGGCGTGATTATACTTGTTTATGTAATATTATCTtgacttttaaaaattaaataggaCACATGTCGCTCGTCTAAACATCTACTACACGACTTAAAGAGAAAAGGCAATGGAGAAGAGCTGAATCCGTTATTTTTTTATCGACGACAATGAAAATGGACGGAATACATATATAGGCCGCTAAACTAATTCACTTTTTTCGTATAGACACCTTAATTAAGCCAgatacctattgaaccctttactcaTTCACAAATTGtttcaattgagcccaatttactgacgtggcaaaaaataaaaatgcgtGTAATATACACGCTGATAATGTGGCAAAGTAACGAATTAAATAACGACACATGACAttttgacttaaaataattataaaaataattttctaatataattaaatctaaatttttaaaacaaatcatTAATTACCCACCCCCACCCGCAAATGCACCTACCCGATCTGCCCTCCCCCTCTCTTCCCTTCCAAACTTACTTTCACCATTTTTGAGCAGacgactaaaagaaaaaaaaatattctccatTTTTTAGCacagacaaataaaaaaaaaaaaaatagcatcctcttcttctttcctttcaAACACCCCTTTCTCCATCTTGGAGCATaaacaagtaaaaacaaaaaaacaatgaTATCTTCTTCTTTTACCCTTCCAAacacttctttcttcattttttagcacaaaaaagtaaaaaaaaagtggtatcttcttcttctttcaatTATCCGCGGTGTTTTTTAACAATAAAACCTTCAATAATAGCTTCCGTAATTTGAACAGTGTTTTGATTATTCCCAATTTGAACCAAACTGGCTTCCGTACGTACTTTAGTAATGACTTTCGTAATGACTCgaattatcaataaattcaaTTTCTCCGACTGTAACAACGTCGTCACACATCGTGAAATTGACTTCTCCGGTAAGCAGCGGCGTCTTTCCGGTTCTCTCCTTAACGATATTTTTGTCAAATTCATAATATGACCAATTCGTTTCAAAAGGAAAATCTCCGTCGAGTATGACGATTTCTACTTTTAATGGATACGAAAAATTGGGGGAGTATGTGTGTGTAGTTATGTGTGTGGTGTTGTGAAAGAATTCTTTGTAtgtaaaaaaatggaaaatggtgagttaatggagaagaagatgaaatgaaAAATGGTGAGTTATGGAGAAAAAGTTAtcctattttttttgtatgtaaaaaaatgaaaaatagtgaGTCGTGAAGATATGCtattttttgtatgtaaaaaaaaatagaaaatggtgagttatggagaagaagatgattgctttatttttctttttatttcattaatatatcttttttaattggttggaattttatgtttaattttattttattaattatgatctCTCACTCTCCTaatggagagtgtattacacatgCCACGCCATGTCAGCGCCACGTCAACAATTGTGCTCAATTAAAACGTTTTGTGAAagagtaaagggttcaatagatACCTGACCTAATTGAAGTGCCTATACGGAAAAAGTCGAATAGTTAAggacactttatatatatttagcCATGAAAATGTAATATGTAAGTATGTATGTGTCAATAATACGGCCAAAATGTGAGAAGAAATATTGCATGGGTTAAAAGCCATTGTAAGTTGTATTGAATTTGGATCAAACCACAAGTTGGTAGCCTCTTCACTATATATCACCCCATCCACCAACAAAAAACATTCGTTTGCATAGGTTTTCCAGCTACATTCTCCAGAATTTAAAATGCACCTAGTCATGATTTGCTTGATACGAAAACTATTACATTACTAAACCCTCAATGTATCATAAATTTGCCCCAAAAAGCATAGTTTTATcaccttaattaattaaaatatgtaatttttttaaaaaagtaatcaATTTACATAGTGCATTTGTGATGCACAAAATGCACATGAGGCACATAAATTGTACGTGGATGACACatgcaaaattataattttggaacGTATATAAAACATCACAACAATGCCTGCTGAACTTTgcaatattaatttaattttcatatcAATTATTCAAAAAGTACTTATCTTTCGAATCCATCACCAAACCTGAACAAgttaatacaaaaaaaaacataagtaaacGTTAATAAAACATTTTTTTTCGGTAATCAAAGTATTTTATTAATCACCAAAGAGCATTAAAGTCTACAACAAGCCACATCCCAGCTTGTTGTTTTCATATATAACAGCAATACAAACTCAAATTCTAACTACTCTAACCAAGACCAACAACTATTACTGCCAATAAAAACTAGAAAACTTTCACTGAAAAAAGATTAAACTAGAAAATAAGGC contains:
- the LOC107879928 gene encoding pathogenesis-related protein 1B encodes the protein MALSKPCFLTLLICLIMLALVFPSHAQNSQTDYLNIHNSARSEVGVSAITWNTTLETYAQNYANQRIGDCNLVHSNGPYGENIAKGSGSFTGAAAVNLWVNEKQYYDYASNTCATGQQCGHYTQVVWRNSIRVGCARVQCTNGWWFVICSYDPRGNYIGQRPY
- the LOC107879929 gene encoding probable xyloglucan endotransglucosylase/hydrolase protein 10 isoform X2, coding for MKNFSKLILFVTIFNYLSHIILASIVSTGDFNKDFYVNYSPNHVNTSADGRTRSLIFDKESGTEIASNDMYLFGQFDMKIKLISGNSAGTVVAFYLASGQPNHDEVDFEFLGNVAGKPFTLQTNVYVDGSDDREERISLWFDPTQDFHTYSILWNLHQIVFMVDWVPIRTYRNHADKGAKYPRWQPMELKISIWNGETWATDGGKTKIDWSQAPFVATLGNYSVDACNWKGNARFCRVESENNWWNKGYSSTLTWTQRRLFKWVRKYHLTYDYCMDNQRFQNNIPIECSLPKY
- the LOC107879929 gene encoding probable xyloglucan endotransglucosylase/hydrolase protein 10 isoform X1 yields the protein MKNFSKLILFVTIFNYLSHIILASIVSTGDFNKDFYVNYSPNHVNTSADGRTRSLIFDKESGTEIASNDMYLFGQFDMKIKLISGNSAGTVVAFYELHIYMQLASGQPNHDEVDFEFLGNVAGKPFTLQTNVYVDGSDDREERISLWFDPTQDFHTYSILWNLHQIVFMVDWVPIRTYRNHADKGAKYPRWQPMELKISIWNGETWATDGGKTKIDWSQAPFVATLGNYSVDACNWKGNARFCRVESENNWWNKGYSSTLTWTQRRLFKWVRKYHLTYDYCMDNQRFQNNIPIECSLPKY